From Drosophila suzukii chromosome 2R, CBGP_Dsuzu_IsoJpt1.0, whole genome shotgun sequence, a single genomic window includes:
- the Smyd4-3 gene encoding SET and MYND domain-containing protein 4: protein MKTPLSQKTGFFAEYYLKLKDQAGTNCESDIAKLSSCKSDEERVAYVEKLPWVQAGDANLVVNQEFAGKNASLAAEIKERATAAFKAKKWLEAMMLYTRSYVALPSENVAELRIVLANRSATLYHMQKYQECLIDIRRALDLEYPKDLVYKLYERQARCYMALKDYPHTIESFKKCITTMDDSTLTSDKRAKLNLDAMTMIKMLQHDPRTAKQEAKQQKQKIALDQAKPVKAEDEFVSPLVRIDSNRQEGRFARASADVRAGEELLVERPFVAVLLEKYAKTHCENCFVRTVVPVACPRCADVLYCSEQCREEASKKYHKFECGIVPIIWRSGASINNHIALRILASKPLDYFLNLRGTIDEVLTPEQLVSLPKDDFRRVAQLERHQGERQASNFFQHVLMARFLTQCLRAGGYFGSEPKPDQVSVICSLVLRSLQFIQFNTHEVAELHKFSSSGREKSIFIGGAIYPTLALFNHSCDPSVVRYFRGTTIHINSVRPIEAGLPINENYGPMYTQDERSDRQARLKELYWFECNCDACIDNWPRFDDLPRDVIRFRCDAPNNCSAVIEVPPSCNDFMVKCVTCGEITNILKGLKVMQDTEMMTRTAKRLYETGEYSKALSKFTDLIRIMYEVLAPPFPDFCETQQHLKDCFLNLGNVYTLD from the exons ATGAAAACTCCACTTAGCCAGAAGACGGGCTTCTTCGCCGAATACTATCTGAAACTCAAGGATCAGGCGGGCACCAATTGCGAGTCGGATATCGCCAAGTTATCATCGTGCAAGAGCGATGAGGAGCGCGTGGCCTATGTGGAAAAGTTGCCCTGGGTGCAGGCGGGGGATGCCAACCTGGTGGTGAACCAGGAGTTTGCCGGCAAGAATGCTTCTCTGGCGGCGGAGATCAAGGAGCGGGCCACCGCCGCTTTTAAGGCTAAGAAGTGGCTGGAGGCCATGATGCTCTACACCAGGAGCTATGTGGCTTTGCCCAGTGAAAATG TGGCCGAGCTACGCATTGTTTTGGCCAATCGCTCAGCCACTTTGTATCACATGCAGAAATACCA AGAGTGCCTGATCGACATCAGAAGAGCCTTAGATCTGGAGTATCCCAAGGATTTGGTATATAAATTGTACGAAAGACAGGCACGTTGCTACATGGCCCTAAAGGACTATCCTCATACTATTGAATCATTCAA AAAATGCATCACGACCATGGATGACTCCACCCTGACCTCTGACAAGCGGGCCAAGCTCAATCTGGATGCAATGACCATGATCAAGATGCTGCAACATGATCCACGTACGGCCAAGCAGGAGGCCAAGCAGCAGAAACAGAAGATAGCCCTGGATCAGGCGAAGCCAGTTAAGGCTGAGGATGAGTTCGTCAGTCCGCTGGTGAGGATCGATAGCAATCGACAGGAGGGTCGCTTCGCCAGAGCTTCAGCAGATGTGCGGGCAGGAGAGGAGCTATTGGTGGAGAGACCTTTTGTCGCTGTACTGCTGGAGAAGTATGCTAAGACCCACTGCGAGAACTGCTTTGTTAG GACTGTGGTTCCTGTGGCCTGTCCTCGTTGCGCCGATGTTCTCTACTGCTCGGAGCAATGTCGTGAAGAGGCTTCTAAGAAGTATCACAAGTTCGAGTGTGGCATAGTGCCCATTATCTGGCGTTCGGGTGCCTCCATTAACAACCACATTGCTTTGAGGATCTTGGCCAGTAAGCCGTTGGATTACTTCCTGAACTTAAGGGGCACCATTGATGAGGTGCTCACACCGGAGCAGCTGGTCAG CCTTCCCAAAGACGACTTCCGAAGAGTGGCCCAATTGGAGAGGCATCAGGGAGAACGACAGGCCTCTAACTTCTTTCAGCACGTCCTGATGGCCCGCTTTCTAACCCAGTGTCTTCGGGCAGGAGGTTACTTTGGATCGGAACCCAAGCCAGATCAGGTATCAGTCATTTGCTCCCTGGTGCTGCGCAGTCTGCAGTTCATCCAGTTCAATACCCACGAGGTGGCAGAGCTCCATAAGTTCAGCTCCTCCGGCCGGGAGAAGTCAATCTTCATTGGCGGTGCCATCTATCCCACCTTGGCCCTGTTTAATCACTCCTGTGATCCTAGCGTGGTGAGATATTTCCGCGGCACAACCATCCATATAAACAGTGTCAGACCGATTGAAGCTGGACTACCGATAAACGAGAACTATGGACCTATGTACACCCAGGATGAGCGATCGGATCGCCAGGCGCGCTTGAAGGAGCTCTACTGGTTTGAGTGCAACTGCGATGCCTGTATTGATAATTGGCCGCGGTTCGACGATCTTCCACGGGATGTGATACGTTTCCGTTGCGATGCCCCGAATAATTGTTCCGCGGTGATTGAAGTGCCACCCAGCTGCAATGACTTTATGGTCAAGTGTGTGACCTGTGGCGAGATAACCAACATCCTCAAAGGTTTAAAGGTCATGCAGGATACCGAGATGATGACACGCACAGCCAAGAGGCTGTACGAAACAGGGGAGTACTCAAAGGCCCTGTCAAAGTTCACTGATCTCATAAGGATCATGTATGAGGTGCTGGCTCCTCCTTTCCCCGATTTCTGCGAGACTCAGCAGCATCTCAAAGACTGCTTCCTCAACCTGGGCAATGTCTATACTTTGGATTAA
- the LOC108008181 gene encoding salivary glue protein Sgs-3, with product MKYAVICFVFLVTGTWAQDTIPEVPIDFPPPTTTTTTEGTTTTTKTEETTIPTTESIPTITTEPTTKIEITTVYTTEPTTSTTEATTTSTAETTTTSTTEPTTTSTTESTTTTTTNPTTTFTTDFTTTTEVTTTSTTEPTTISTTESTTTTEITTSSTTEPITTSTTVPTTSSTTQKDAIVPTYRPPYVRPTTSRRPWSWSKPADNCYLREQQEYSRTCYGWGWQQTTVCYRCCYYDYNGIAGCSKLHKGRCSWYNYDRWSIQTVYDAFII from the exons ATGAAGTACGctgttatttgttttgtttttctggtGACTGGAACGTGGGCTCAAGACACAATACCAGAAGTTCCAATAGATTTTCCGCCGCCCActacaacaactacaacagaAGGAACTACAACCACCACCAAAACAGAGGAAACAACAATTCCAACAACAGAATCCATCCCAACTATAACAACAGAGCCAACTACAAAAATAGAAATCACCACAGTTTATACAACAGAACCCACAACTTCCACAACGGAAGCCACCACAACTTCCACGGCAGAGACCACCACAACTTCAACAACGGAACCCACTACAACATCCACCACAGAGTCCActacaactacaacaacaaaCCCCACTACAACTTTTACAACAGATTTCACTACAACAACGGAAGTAACGACAACTTCAACAACAGAACCCACCACAATTTCCACTACAGAGTCCACTACAACAACGGAAATAACAACATCTTCAACAACAGAGCCAATCACAACCTCTACAACGGTACCAACAACATCTTCAACAACACAGAAAGATGCGATTGTTCCGACCTACAGACCTCCATATGTGAGACCCACGACTTCAAGGAGGCCTTGGAGCTGGAGCAAGCCGGCAGATAATTGTTATCTAAGAGAACAACAGGAGTACAGCAGGACTTGTTATG GATGGGGCTGGCAGCAGACGACTGTTTGTTACCGCTGCTGCTATTATGATTACAATGGAATCGCCGGATGCAGTAAACTTCACAAGGGGCGGTGTTCGTGGTACAATTATGATCGATGGTCAATACAGACTGTATATGACGcctttataatataa